A region from the Kribbella shirazensis genome encodes:
- the ilvC gene encoding ketol-acid reductoisomerase — MFYDDNADLSVIQGRHVAVLGYGSQGHAHALSLRDSGVDVRVGLPEGSKSRAKAEAQGLRVVTPAEACEEADVIVVLAPDPAQRKLYTEAIEPNLVDGDALVFGHGFNIRFGYIKPPAGVDVFMVAPKGPGHLVRREYSEGRGVPVLVAVEQDATGKAWDLALSYAKGIGGLRAGGIKTTFTEETETDLFGEQAVLCGGVSALIQAGFETLTEAGYQPEVAYFECLHELKLIVDLIYEGGIAKQRWSVSDTAEYGDYVSGPRIIDASVKARMKEVLADITDGTFAARFIADQDAGAPEFAEFRKQSESHPIEAVGKELRGLMAWVKSHDEDYVEGTAAR; from the coding sequence ATGTTCTACGACGACAACGCCGACCTGTCGGTGATCCAGGGCCGGCACGTGGCCGTCCTCGGCTACGGCTCCCAGGGCCACGCCCACGCGCTCTCGCTGCGCGACTCCGGCGTCGACGTCCGGGTCGGTCTGCCGGAGGGCTCGAAGAGCCGCGCCAAGGCCGAGGCACAGGGCCTGCGGGTCGTCACGCCGGCCGAGGCCTGCGAGGAGGCCGACGTGATCGTCGTGCTCGCTCCGGACCCGGCGCAGCGCAAGCTCTACACGGAGGCCATCGAGCCGAACCTGGTCGACGGCGACGCGCTGGTCTTCGGGCACGGCTTCAACATCCGGTTCGGCTACATCAAGCCGCCGGCGGGTGTGGACGTGTTCATGGTCGCCCCGAAGGGCCCGGGCCACCTGGTCCGCCGCGAGTACTCCGAGGGTCGCGGCGTACCGGTGCTGGTAGCGGTCGAGCAGGACGCGACCGGCAAGGCGTGGGACCTGGCGCTCTCGTACGCCAAGGGCATCGGCGGCCTGCGGGCCGGCGGTATCAAGACCACCTTCACCGAGGAGACCGAGACCGACCTGTTCGGTGAGCAGGCCGTCCTCTGCGGTGGCGTGTCGGCGCTGATCCAGGCCGGCTTCGAGACGCTGACCGAGGCCGGGTACCAGCCCGAGGTCGCCTACTTCGAGTGCCTGCACGAGCTCAAGCTGATCGTCGACCTGATCTACGAAGGCGGCATCGCCAAGCAGCGCTGGTCGGTCTCCGACACCGCCGAGTACGGCGACTACGTGTCCGGCCCGCGGATCATCGACGCGTCGGTGAAGGCGCGGATGAAGGAGGTGCTCGCGGACATCACCGACGGCACCTTCGCGGCCCGCTTCATCGCCGACCAGGACGCCGGCGCGCCGGAGTTCGCCGAGTTCCGCAAGCAGAGCGAGTCGCACCCGATCGAGGCCGTCGGCAAGGAACTGCGCGGCCTGATGGCGTGGGTCAAGTCCCACGACGAGGACTACGTCGAGGGCACCGCGGCCCGCTGA
- the serA gene encoding phosphoglycerate dehydrogenase: MTDVNRPVVLIAEELSPATVEALGPDFEIRQTNGADRAELLPAIADVDAILIRSATKVDAEALAAAKKLKVVARAGVGLDNVDVKAATQAGVMVVNAPTSNITSAAELAVALLLASARRVPAANESLKKGEWKRSKYSGVELFEKTVGIVGLGKIGVLVAQRLAAFGMNVIAYDPYVQAGRAAQMGVRLATLDELLASSDFISVHLPKTPETIGLIGDEQLHKVKPEVIIVNAARGGIVDEQALYSALKEGRVAGAGLDVFASEPCTDSPLFEFENVVVTPHLGASTDEAQEKAGIAVAKSVRLALSGELVPDAVNVQGGVIAEDVRPGIQLTEKLGRIFTALAGGVAQQLDVEVRGEITQYDVKVLELAALKGVFADVVEDNVSYVNAPLLAAERGLEVRLVTDHDSPEHRNLITLRGTLADGAQVSVSGTLVGVRQSERLVEIDGFDVEIELAAHLAFLTYEDRPGIVGQVGRILGDADVNIAGMQVSRDRKGGKALVALSVDSAIAPAVLDDISAAVQADTARTVDLEA, translated from the coding sequence ATGACTGACGTAAACCGGCCCGTCGTCCTGATCGCCGAAGAGCTCAGCCCGGCCACGGTCGAGGCGCTCGGCCCCGACTTCGAGATCCGGCAGACCAACGGCGCCGACCGCGCCGAGCTGCTGCCGGCCATCGCCGACGTCGACGCCATCCTGATCCGCAGCGCCACCAAGGTCGACGCCGAGGCGCTGGCCGCCGCGAAGAAGCTGAAGGTCGTCGCCCGCGCCGGTGTCGGCCTGGACAACGTGGACGTCAAGGCGGCCACCCAGGCCGGTGTGATGGTCGTGAACGCCCCGACCTCCAACATCACCAGCGCCGCCGAGCTCGCGGTCGCCCTGCTGCTCGCCTCCGCGCGCCGCGTCCCGGCCGCGAACGAGTCGCTGAAGAAGGGCGAGTGGAAGCGCAGCAAGTACTCCGGTGTCGAGCTGTTCGAGAAGACCGTCGGCATCGTCGGCCTCGGCAAGATCGGCGTCCTGGTCGCGCAGCGGCTGGCCGCCTTCGGCATGAACGTGATCGCCTACGACCCCTACGTGCAGGCCGGCCGGGCCGCGCAGATGGGCGTCCGGCTCGCGACCCTGGACGAGCTGCTGGCCTCCAGTGACTTCATCTCGGTGCACCTGCCGAAGACCCCGGAGACCATCGGCCTGATCGGCGACGAGCAGCTGCACAAGGTCAAGCCCGAGGTCATCATCGTGAACGCGGCCCGCGGCGGCATCGTCGACGAGCAGGCGCTGTACAGCGCGCTCAAGGAGGGCCGGGTGGCCGGCGCCGGGCTGGACGTGTTCGCGTCCGAGCCGTGCACCGACTCGCCGCTGTTCGAGTTCGAGAACGTCGTCGTCACGCCGCACCTCGGCGCCTCCACCGACGAGGCGCAGGAGAAGGCCGGTATCGCGGTGGCCAAGTCGGTCCGGCTCGCACTGTCGGGCGAGCTGGTCCCGGACGCGGTCAACGTCCAGGGCGGTGTGATCGCGGAGGACGTCCGCCCCGGCATCCAGCTGACCGAGAAGCTCGGCCGGATCTTCACCGCGCTGGCCGGTGGCGTCGCGCAGCAGCTCGACGTCGAGGTCCGCGGCGAGATCACGCAGTACGACGTGAAGGTTCTCGAGCTCGCGGCGCTCAAGGGTGTCTTCGCCGATGTGGTCGAGGACAACGTCTCGTACGTGAACGCGCCGCTGCTGGCGGCCGAGCGGGGCCTCGAGGTCCGGCTCGTCACCGACCACGACAGCCCCGAGCACCGCAACCTGATCACCCTGCGCGGCACGCTCGCCGACGGCGCCCAGGTGTCCGTGTCGGGCACGCTGGTCGGCGTCCGGCAGTCGGAGCGGCTGGTCGAGATCGACGGGTTCGACGTCGAGATCGAGCTCGCCGCGCACCTGGCGTTCCTCACCTACGAGGACCGTCCGGGCATCGTCGGCCAGGTCGGCCGCATCCTCGGCGACGCCGACGTGAACATCGCCGGCATGCAGGTCAGCCGCGACCGCAAGGGCGGCAAGGCCCTGGTCGCGCTGTCGGTCGACTCGGCCATCGCCCCGGCCGTCCTCGACGACATCAGCGCCGCCGTCCAGGCCGACACGGCCCGCACCGTCGATCTCGAGGCCTAG
- a CDS encoding AAA family ATPase, whose amino-acid sequence MSNVLLLTGPSGSGKTTVARLVATGALRPTMHVTTDEFYRGIRTGFVAPYLPGAQRQNEVVVDAIVATVTVYARGGYDVVVDGIIGPWFLEPFRKAAAAGEWTMSYVVLRPDLGTTLRRGQDRPASELTDADALTGLHGAFADLGPLEPHAIDTTRLDPEQTAAEVRKAVASGHYLLNAPSA is encoded by the coding sequence ATGAGCAACGTCCTCCTCCTGACCGGCCCGTCCGGCTCGGGCAAGACGACCGTGGCCCGACTCGTCGCCACCGGCGCGCTGCGTCCGACGATGCACGTGACGACCGACGAGTTCTACCGCGGCATCCGGACCGGGTTCGTCGCGCCGTACCTGCCCGGCGCCCAGCGCCAGAACGAGGTGGTCGTCGACGCGATCGTCGCCACGGTCACTGTCTACGCGCGCGGCGGGTACGACGTGGTGGTCGACGGCATCATCGGGCCGTGGTTCCTGGAGCCGTTCCGCAAGGCCGCGGCGGCGGGGGAGTGGACGATGTCGTACGTCGTACTGCGGCCCGATCTCGGAACGACGTTGCGGCGCGGCCAGGACCGTCCCGCGTCCGAACTGACCGACGCGGACGCCCTCACCGGGTTGCACGGGGCCTTCGCGGACCTCGGCCCGCTCGAGCCCCACGCGATCGACACCACCCGGCTCGACCCCGAGCAAACCGCCGCCGAAGTCCGCAAAGCCGTTGCCTCCGGCCACTACCTGCTCAACGCACCGAGCGCCTGA
- a CDS encoding 5-aminoimidazole-4-carboxamide ribonucleotide transformylase produces the protein MRLRYGMNPHQQATITPLGRPPFAVVSGGPSYINILDALTGWQLVREAARRFGVPASASYKHVSPAGAALGETVADAYARARDADPKSSYGDFVAVSHPVDLELAGLLKRVVSDGIIAPGYDDGVVDVLAAKKRATYLVLEADAEFEPPAEEVREVYGVRLTQQRDALPMPHDLPDDAVLGMIVARYTQSNTVVMVKDGMTIGVGAGQQSRVDCTRLAGEKARLWWSRRSSEPLTGVTMVSDGALPFADNVEEAQRYGVTHIAEPGGSIRSPEVAAACAKAGITWSATGLRLFRH, from the coding sequence ATGCGTCTGCGGTACGGCATGAATCCTCACCAACAGGCCACGATCACCCCGCTCGGCCGCCCGCCGTTCGCGGTGGTTTCGGGCGGGCCGTCGTACATCAACATCCTCGATGCGCTGACCGGTTGGCAGCTCGTGCGCGAGGCGGCGCGGAGGTTCGGCGTGCCGGCCTCGGCGTCGTACAAGCATGTGTCGCCCGCGGGGGCCGCGCTGGGCGAGACGGTGGCGGACGCTTACGCCCGGGCGCGGGACGCCGATCCGAAGTCGTCGTACGGCGACTTCGTGGCGGTCTCGCATCCGGTGGACCTGGAGCTGGCCGGATTGCTGAAGCGGGTCGTGTCGGACGGGATCATCGCGCCCGGGTACGACGACGGCGTGGTCGACGTGCTGGCGGCGAAGAAGCGGGCGACGTACCTGGTGCTCGAGGCGGACGCGGAGTTCGAGCCGCCGGCGGAGGAGGTTCGCGAGGTGTACGGCGTGCGGCTGACGCAGCAGCGGGACGCCTTGCCGATGCCGCACGACCTCCCGGACGACGCCGTGCTCGGGATGATCGTGGCCCGTTACACGCAGTCGAACACGGTCGTGATGGTGAAGGACGGCATGACGATCGGGGTCGGCGCCGGGCAGCAGTCGCGGGTGGACTGTACGCGGCTGGCGGGCGAGAAAGCGCGGCTGTGGTGGTCACGCCGGTCGAGCGAACCGCTGACCGGCGTGACGATGGTCTCCGACGGCGCGCTGCCGTTCGCCGACAACGTCGAGGAGGCCCAGCGGTACGGCGTGACACACATCGCCGAGCCGGGCGGTTCGATCCGATCCCCCGAGGTCGCCGCCGCCTGCGCGAAGGCCGGTATCACCTGGTCCGCAACCGGCCTCCGCCTATTCAGACACTGA
- a CDS encoding acetolactate synthase large subunit, which yields MSEQLTGAQALIRALEHAGVDTVFGIPGGAILPAYDPMLDSTQIRHILVRHEQGAGHAAQGYAAASGKVGVCMATSGPGATNLVTPIADAYMDSVPLVAITGQVASAAIGTDAFQEADIRGITMPITKHNFLVNDPNDIATTIAEAFHIASTGRPGPVLVDVTKDAMQALVDFQWPTELSLPGYRPVTRPHPKQVREAARLIVAAEKPVLYVGGGVIRAHAHAELKELAELLGIPVVTTLMARGALPDTHELHFGMPGMHGSVSAVGALQRSDLLITLGARFDDRVTGRLDSFAPEAKVIHADIDPAEIGKNRAADVPIVGDCKEVISDLIAALKTEIGNSGRTPSYEAWRKQLEGVRARYPLGYDEPEDGTLSPQHVIQRIGQIAGPDAVYTAGVGQHQMWSAHFLPFEKPGHWLNSGGLGTMGYAVPAAMGAKVARPDKTVWAIDGDGCFQMTNQELVTCALEGIPIKVAVINNQSLGMVRQWQTLFYDKRYSNTDLHSARIPDFAKLAEAMGGVGLRCTDKDSVDATIEKAMTVTDAPVVVDFVVHRDAMVWPMVAAGVSNDEIQIARDMAPTWDSEEM from the coding sequence ATGAGTGAGCAGCTGACCGGGGCACAGGCTCTGATCCGCGCACTGGAACATGCCGGAGTCGACACCGTCTTCGGTATCCCGGGTGGCGCGATCCTCCCGGCGTACGACCCGATGCTCGACTCGACCCAGATCCGCCACATCCTGGTACGTCACGAGCAGGGGGCCGGCCACGCCGCCCAGGGCTACGCCGCGGCGTCCGGCAAGGTCGGCGTCTGTATGGCGACCTCCGGCCCGGGCGCGACCAACCTGGTGACCCCGATCGCCGACGCGTACATGGACTCGGTGCCGCTGGTGGCGATCACCGGCCAGGTCGCGAGTGCCGCGATCGGCACGGACGCCTTCCAGGAGGCGGACATCCGCGGCATCACGATGCCGATCACCAAGCACAACTTCCTGGTGAACGACCCGAACGACATCGCCACCACGATCGCCGAGGCGTTCCACATCGCTTCGACCGGCCGGCCCGGCCCGGTGCTGGTCGACGTGACCAAGGACGCGATGCAGGCGCTGGTCGACTTCCAGTGGCCGACCGAGCTCTCGCTGCCCGGCTACCGGCCGGTGACCCGCCCGCACCCCAAGCAGGTGCGCGAGGCGGCCCGGCTGATCGTCGCCGCCGAGAAGCCGGTGCTGTACGTCGGCGGCGGCGTGATCCGCGCCCACGCCCACGCCGAGCTGAAGGAGCTGGCCGAACTGCTCGGCATCCCGGTCGTCACGACCCTGATGGCCCGCGGCGCACTCCCGGACACGCACGAGCTGCACTTCGGCATGCCGGGCATGCACGGCTCGGTCTCGGCGGTCGGCGCCCTGCAGCGCTCCGACCTGCTGATCACGCTCGGCGCCCGCTTCGACGACCGCGTGACCGGGCGGCTCGACTCGTTCGCGCCGGAGGCGAAGGTCATCCACGCCGACATCGACCCGGCGGAGATCGGCAAGAACCGGGCGGCCGACGTGCCGATCGTGGGCGACTGCAAGGAGGTCATCTCCGACCTGATCGCGGCCCTGAAGACCGAGATCGGGAACTCTGGCCGCACCCCGTCGTACGAGGCCTGGCGCAAGCAGCTCGAAGGTGTCCGCGCCCGGTACCCGCTGGGGTACGACGAGCCCGAGGACGGCACGCTGTCGCCGCAGCACGTGATCCAGCGGATCGGCCAGATCGCCGGACCGGACGCCGTGTACACCGCGGGCGTCGGCCAGCACCAGATGTGGTCCGCGCACTTCCTGCCGTTCGAGAAGCCCGGCCACTGGCTGAACTCCGGTGGCCTCGGCACCATGGGGTACGCCGTGCCGGCCGCGATGGGCGCCAAGGTCGCGCGCCCGGACAAGACCGTGTGGGCGATCGACGGCGACGGCTGCTTCCAGATGACCAACCAGGAGCTCGTCACCTGCGCGCTCGAGGGCATCCCGATCAAGGTCGCCGTGATCAACAACCAGTCGCTGGGCATGGTCCGGCAGTGGCAGACGCTGTTCTACGACAAGCGCTACTCCAACACCGACCTGCACTCGGCCCGGATCCCGGACTTCGCCAAGCTGGCCGAGGCGATGGGCGGTGTCGGGCTGCGCTGCACGGACAAGGACTCGGTCGACGCCACCATCGAGAAGGCGATGACGGTCACCGACGCGCCGGTCGTGGTCGACTTCGTCGTGCACCGGGACGCGATGGTGTGGCCGATGGTCGCCGCCGGCGTCAGCAACGACGAGATCCAGATCGCCCGCGACATGGCCCCGACGTGGGACAGCGAGGAAATGTGA
- a CDS encoding class I SAM-dependent methyltransferase has translation MTDDPYGDERLVELYDLDNPAGEDHEYYRALAEGARKVVDFGCGTGLLTRSLVAPGRVVIGVDPSPTMLGYARSRPGADAVTWLDGDHRSVDPTGDVDLVVSSGNTMMHVAEHAAAVGAVAAAVRPGGVFAFESRNPAARAWEQWTSEATYGERDTVAGHLKEWLELIEIADGRVVFDAHNVFPDGHDAVYRNVLYFRSADEITAELTRAGFSEVVVDGGWQGQPLTDESRLLVVRATK, from the coding sequence ATGACTGACGATCCGTACGGCGACGAGCGACTGGTGGAGCTCTACGACCTGGACAACCCGGCCGGCGAGGACCACGAGTACTACCGGGCGCTGGCCGAGGGGGCCCGCAAGGTCGTGGACTTCGGCTGCGGGACCGGCCTGCTCACGCGCTCGCTGGTCGCGCCGGGGCGGGTCGTGATCGGCGTCGACCCGAGCCCGACGATGCTCGGCTACGCGCGCAGCCGGCCCGGCGCCGACGCGGTCACCTGGCTCGACGGGGACCACCGATCGGTCGATCCCACCGGTGACGTCGACCTCGTGGTCAGCAGCGGCAACACGATGATGCACGTCGCGGAGCACGCGGCAGCGGTCGGCGCGGTGGCCGCCGCGGTGCGTCCCGGCGGGGTGTTCGCGTTCGAGTCGCGCAACCCGGCGGCCCGTGCGTGGGAGCAGTGGACGAGCGAGGCGACGTACGGGGAACGGGACACGGTGGCCGGGCACCTGAAGGAGTGGCTCGAGCTGATCGAGATCGCGGACGGGCGGGTGGTGTTCGACGCGCACAACGTCTTCCCGGACGGGCACGACGCGGTCTACCGCAACGTCCTGTACTTCCGGTCCGCGGACGAGATCACGGCCGAGCTCACGCGGGCCGGGTTCTCCGAAGTGGTCGTCGACGGTGGTTGGCAGGGCCAACCGTTGACGGACGAGTCCCGGCTGCTGGTCGTGCGCGCCACCAAGTAG
- a CDS encoding class I SAM-dependent methyltransferase, whose translation MSAPPELPPLVSAALSLSGRRGFVSSTRNETGRLLATLAASKTGLLGELGTGCGVGSAWLRSGAGEGTNIVTAESDPQLAKAVAELFAADERIEVVSADWTALIERGPFALLFVDAREAKLSARDIIADVVEPGGFVVLDDFTPSPVWPPMYEGRVDTLRQEWLMDKRFTTVEVMVAPDAAVLLATRH comes from the coding sequence GTGAGTGCTCCTCCAGAACTGCCGCCGCTGGTGTCGGCGGCCCTCAGCCTGTCCGGCCGGCGCGGATTCGTCAGCTCCACCAGGAACGAGACCGGCCGCCTGCTCGCCACCCTCGCGGCCTCGAAGACCGGGCTGCTCGGTGAGCTCGGGACCGGCTGCGGCGTCGGCTCGGCGTGGCTGCGCAGCGGCGCCGGTGAGGGTACGAACATCGTCACGGCGGAGAGCGATCCGCAGCTCGCGAAGGCGGTCGCGGAACTGTTCGCCGCCGACGAGCGGATCGAGGTCGTGTCCGCCGACTGGACGGCGCTGATCGAGCGCGGCCCGTTCGCACTGCTGTTCGTGGACGCGCGCGAGGCGAAGCTGTCCGCCCGCGACATCATCGCGGACGTGGTCGAGCCGGGCGGGTTCGTCGTCCTGGACGACTTCACGCCGTCCCCGGTCTGGCCGCCGATGTACGAGGGCCGCGTCGACACGCTGCGCCAGGAGTGGCTGATGGACAAGCGGTTCACCACCGTCGAGGTGATGGTCGCCCCGGACGCCGCCGTACTCCTCGCCACGCGCCACTAG
- a CDS encoding trypsin-like peptidase domain-containing protein, producing the protein MEDGRNGLPRPPRRVPADAGTLTQLEAPSRPAHPSEPQPRQPWIFGRFLAGVLVLAVIVAGGAGAGWFVRQQSLRIDTADVLQTVGPAVVRVLATTCAGSGEASGVLVEGGRVLTATSAVEQPKSIVIVAPDGRIRRANLLATSPDGVAVLQAIGFDETPLSVPPTDPDPMAERALVGHTAAGKQVVNAVGSAADPEPLSQFMNAAKLGGPVVDKSGGLVGVVVGDTVQASTIVGLGKLRGYLAPAPTGLTVAAGGSCEQSRGPQAAIVPQLQVAGTAPAVEAQRLLGNYLTLENQKDFRALQSLYSKGLARSLTEDRDRRSHLTSYFFNPELTDVGPDASYARVSFNVLFAPTAQGAAGRNCNRLDLRYQLVRENGKLVIEKATQMSDPVSCDTD; encoded by the coding sequence GTGGAGGACGGCAGGAACGGGCTGCCGCGACCGCCTCGGCGGGTCCCGGCCGATGCCGGGACGCTCACCCAGTTGGAGGCCCCGAGCCGGCCTGCGCACCCGTCCGAGCCGCAGCCGCGGCAGCCGTGGATCTTCGGCCGGTTCCTGGCCGGGGTCCTCGTCCTGGCGGTGATCGTGGCGGGCGGCGCCGGCGCGGGCTGGTTCGTCCGGCAGCAGAGCCTGCGCATCGACACCGCCGACGTACTGCAGACCGTCGGTCCGGCCGTCGTCCGCGTGCTGGCCACGACGTGCGCCGGCAGCGGCGAGGCGTCCGGGGTGCTGGTCGAGGGCGGCCGGGTACTGACCGCGACGTCCGCGGTCGAGCAGCCGAAGTCGATCGTGATCGTGGCGCCGGACGGGCGGATCCGGCGGGCGAACCTGCTCGCCACCAGCCCGGACGGAGTCGCCGTCCTGCAGGCGATCGGGTTCGACGAGACGCCGCTGTCCGTACCGCCGACGGATCCCGACCCGATGGCGGAGCGGGCGCTGGTCGGCCACACGGCAGCGGGCAAGCAGGTCGTCAACGCGGTCGGCTCGGCAGCCGACCCGGAGCCGTTGAGCCAGTTCATGAACGCCGCCAAGCTGGGCGGTCCCGTCGTCGACAAGTCCGGCGGACTCGTCGGCGTGGTCGTCGGCGACACCGTCCAGGCGAGCACGATCGTCGGCCTCGGCAAGCTCCGCGGGTACCTCGCTCCGGCGCCGACGGGCCTCACCGTCGCGGCGGGCGGGAGTTGCGAGCAGTCACGTGGTCCGCAGGCCGCGATCGTCCCGCAGCTGCAGGTCGCCGGCACAGCACCGGCGGTCGAGGCCCAGCGGCTGCTCGGCAACTACCTCACCCTGGAGAACCAGAAGGACTTCCGCGCGCTGCAGTCGCTGTACTCGAAGGGGCTGGCCAGGTCCTTGACCGAGGACCGGGACCGCAGGAGCCATCTGACCTCGTACTTCTTCAACCCGGAGCTCACCGACGTGGGTCCGGACGCGTCGTACGCGCGAGTGTCGTTCAACGTACTGTTCGCACCCACCGCACAGGGCGCCGCCGGCCGGAACTGCAACCGGCTGGACCTTCGGTACCAACTGGTCCGCGAGAACGGCAAACTGGTGATCGAGAAGGCCACCCAGATGTCGGATCCGGTCAGCTGTGACACCGACTGA
- a CDS encoding branched-chain amino acid aminotransferase, which yields MSAELQFTVEPTTHAASDDQRAQILANPGFGQNFSDHMAIATWTAEKGWHDARITAFGPLELSPATAVFHYAQTIFEGMKAYRHPDDSIHLFRPEANAVRFQRSARRLALPELPTEAFVDSLHKLVEIDRAWVPGGGETSLYLRPFMFGSDPFLGVRPSAHVTYCVIASPAGSYFANGVKPVRIWLSEEYTRAAPGGTGAAKTGGNYASSLLAQAEAIEQGCDQVAFLDAVEKKWVEELGGMNLYFVLDDNSVVTPELSGTILEGVTRDSILKLVTDLGYHVTERKVSVDEWREGAASGKVREVFACGTAAVVTPVASLKWKDGETRIGDGNGGPVTAAVRTALLDVQYGRAADPHGWMTRIS from the coding sequence ATGAGCGCCGAGTTGCAGTTCACCGTTGAGCCAACCACCCATGCGGCCAGCGACGACCAGCGCGCCCAGATCCTGGCGAACCCGGGATTCGGGCAGAACTTCTCCGACCACATGGCGATCGCCACCTGGACGGCCGAGAAGGGCTGGCACGACGCACGGATCACCGCCTTCGGACCGCTGGAGCTGTCTCCGGCGACCGCGGTGTTCCACTACGCCCAGACGATCTTCGAAGGGATGAAGGCCTACCGGCATCCCGACGACTCGATCCACCTGTTCCGTCCGGAGGCGAACGCGGTCCGGTTCCAGCGGTCCGCGCGGCGGCTGGCGCTGCCGGAGCTGCCGACGGAGGCCTTCGTCGACTCCCTGCACAAGCTGGTCGAGATCGACAGGGCGTGGGTGCCGGGCGGCGGTGAGACGTCGCTCTACCTGCGGCCGTTCATGTTCGGCTCCGACCCGTTCCTCGGGGTCCGTCCGTCGGCGCACGTCACGTACTGCGTGATCGCGTCGCCGGCCGGGTCGTACTTCGCGAACGGCGTGAAGCCGGTCCGCATCTGGCTGAGCGAGGAGTACACCCGCGCGGCCCCCGGCGGCACCGGCGCGGCGAAGACCGGCGGGAACTACGCGTCGTCGCTGCTCGCCCAGGCCGAGGCAATCGAGCAGGGCTGCGACCAGGTCGCGTTCCTGGACGCGGTCGAGAAGAAGTGGGTCGAAGAGCTCGGCGGGATGAACCTGTACTTCGTCCTCGACGACAACTCGGTGGTGACTCCGGAGCTGTCCGGCACGATCCTCGAGGGCGTCACCCGGGACTCCATCCTGAAGCTGGTCACGGATCTCGGGTACCACGTCACCGAGCGCAAGGTCTCGGTCGACGAGTGGCGCGAGGGCGCGGCCTCCGGCAAGGTCCGCGAGGTGTTCGCCTGCGGCACCGCCGCGGTCGTCACCCCGGTCGCCTCGCTGAAGTGGAAGGACGGCGAGACCCGGATCGGCGACGGCAACGGCGGCCCGGTCACCGCGGCCGTCCGGACCGCGCTCCTCGACGTCCAGTACGGTCGCGCGGCCGACCCGCACGGCTGGATGACCCGCATCTCCTGA
- a CDS encoding 3-isopropylmalate dehydrogenase, with protein MSDNKNFTLAVVPGDGIGPEVTAEALKVLDAVAAQHGVTFERTEYDLGAKRWHATGETLPDAELEEIRKHDAILLGAVGDPSVPSGVLERGLLLKLRFTLDHYVNLRPSKIYPSVGSPLANPGEVDFVVVREGTEGPYVGNGGALRVGTPAEIATEVSVNTAYGVERVVRDAFARAQARPRKKLTLVHKNNVLVHAGHLWKRTVDAVAAEFPEIAVDYLHVDAATIFLVTDPARFDVIVTDNLFGDIITDLAAAISGGIGLAASGNINPDRSAPSMFEPVHGSAPDIAGQQKADPTAAILSAALLCEHLGLTEAARAIEAAVEADIEERTGAARSTAEIGDAIAKRAAG; from the coding sequence GTGAGCGACAACAAGAACTTCACGCTGGCCGTCGTCCCGGGGGACGGGATCGGGCCGGAGGTCACCGCCGAGGCGCTCAAGGTCCTCGACGCGGTCGCGGCGCAGCACGGCGTGACGTTCGAGCGGACCGAGTACGACCTCGGCGCGAAGCGCTGGCACGCCACCGGTGAGACGCTGCCGGACGCCGAGCTGGAGGAGATCCGCAAGCACGACGCGATCCTGCTCGGCGCGGTCGGCGACCCGAGTGTCCCGTCCGGCGTCCTCGAGCGCGGTCTGCTGCTCAAGCTCCGGTTCACGCTCGACCACTACGTGAACCTGCGGCCGTCGAAGATCTACCCGTCCGTCGGCTCCCCGCTGGCGAACCCGGGCGAGGTCGACTTCGTCGTCGTCCGCGAGGGCACCGAGGGTCCGTACGTCGGCAACGGCGGCGCGCTCCGGGTCGGTACGCCGGCCGAGATCGCCACCGAGGTGTCGGTCAACACGGCGTACGGCGTCGAGCGGGTCGTCCGGGACGCGTTCGCCCGGGCGCAGGCGCGTCCGCGCAAGAAGCTCACGCTGGTGCACAAGAACAACGTGCTCGTCCACGCCGGCCACCTGTGGAAGCGGACCGTCGACGCGGTGGCCGCCGAGTTCCCCGAGATCGCGGTCGACTACCTGCACGTGGACGCGGCGACGATCTTCCTGGTCACCGACCCGGCGCGGTTCGACGTGATCGTCACCGACAACCTGTTCGGCGACATCATCACCGACCTGGCGGCCGCGATCAGCGGTGGCATCGGGCTGGCCGCGAGCGGCAACATCAACCCGGACCGGAGCGCGCCGAGCATGTTCGAGCCGGTGCACGGCTCCGCGCCGGACATCGCCGGTCAGCAGAAGGCCGACCCGACCGCGGCGATCCTGTCCGCGGCCCTGCTCTGCGAGCACCTCGGGCTGACCGAGGCGGCACGCGCGATCGAGGCGGCCGTCGAGGCGGACATCGAGGAGCGCACGGGCGCTGCCCGCAGTACCGCCGAGATCGGTGACGCCATCGCGAAGCGCGCGGCGGGCTGA